One Candidatus Korarchaeum sp. DNA segment encodes these proteins:
- a CDS encoding DUF763 domain-containing protein has translation MVSDSPRIVGEAELPLHEGKAPRWLYSRMKALGREIVVAIVREFGRREFLLRVSDPFWFQSLGCVLGYDWHSSGVTTVLTAVIRDVLDEEGLGIVACGGKGKRSLETPSEIIRKADLLSLSDSKARELVRISRLTAKVDNAALQDGHSIYHHALIFSEDGDWAVVQQGMNPDRRTARRYHWVSYGLKGFLKDPHSGIMAHSREEVLNLAAEESEENRRASLDLIAEGSSRLRSLVSEVSSGPLSPYLEGVRYLRMPRRIDWRAVEEANQLGLSNYEDLLLVRGMGPSLLRALSLVAEVVYGAPASRRDPARYSFAFGGKDGVPFPVRRRLMDRAIEVLRSGIVQSNLTDHEKGSALRRLSELTSVAERVKS, from the coding sequence ATGGTATCGGATAGCCCGAGGATCGTGGGGGAGGCTGAGCTTCCTCTCCACGAGGGAAAAGCTCCTAGATGGCTCTACTCAAGGATGAAGGCCCTAGGAAGGGAGATAGTGGTAGCGATCGTGAGGGAGTTTGGGAGGAGGGAGTTCCTCCTGAGGGTGAGCGATCCCTTCTGGTTCCAATCGCTGGGCTGCGTTCTAGGTTACGACTGGCATTCCTCAGGGGTTACGACCGTCCTCACGGCCGTGATAAGGGATGTGTTAGATGAGGAGGGATTGGGAATAGTGGCCTGCGGGGGTAAGGGTAAGAGGTCGCTCGAAACTCCGAGTGAAATCATCAGGAAAGCTGATCTCCTATCTCTGAGCGATTCAAAAGCTAGAGAGCTGGTCAGGATCAGCAGGTTAACTGCTAAAGTTGATAACGCTGCCCTTCAAGACGGTCATTCCATCTACCACCACGCCTTGATCTTCAGCGAGGACGGCGATTGGGCCGTGGTTCAACAGGGGATGAACCCGGATAGGAGGACAGCCAGGAGGTATCACTGGGTCTCGTACGGGCTAAAGGGCTTCCTGAAGGACCCCCACTCCGGGATAATGGCCCATTCACGTGAGGAGGTGCTGAACTTAGCCGCTGAGGAGTCTGAGGAGAACAGGAGAGCGTCGCTAGACCTGATAGCTGAGGGAAGCTCCAGGCTGAGGAGCCTAGTCTCCGAGGTGAGCTCGGGTCCCCTGAGCCCCTACCTGGAGGGGGTCAGGTACCTGAGGATGCCCAGGCGGATAGACTGGCGCGCCGTAGAGGAGGCTAACCAGCTCGGCCTGAGCAACTACGAGGACCTGCTCCTGGTGAGGGGGATGGGGCCTTCCCTCCTGAGGGCCCTCTCCCTGGTGGCTGAGGTCGTTTACGGGGCTCCGGCCAGCAGGAGGGATCCGGCTAGGTACAGCTTCGCCTTCGGTGGAAAGGACGGGGTCCCCTTCCCGGTCAGGAGGAGGCTCATGGATAGGGCGATCGAGGTCCTACGCTCAGGCATAGTTCAATCGAACCTAACTGATCACGAGAAGGGATCCGCCCTCAGGAGGTTGTCTGAGCTCACCTCGGTAGCGGAAAGGGTTAAATCCTGA
- a CDS encoding inositol-3-phosphate synthase, translating into MPKVRVAFVGVGNVTSAVVQGMHYYRSYPMAEGLWHPSVGGFTLEDIEVVAAFDVDERKVGKDLSEAIFSEPNSLARRVDVPRMGVEVRRGFLKDELNPHMASSLKVVCGSYQDFLEALESSGADVVVNSISSGLDETSKAYAMASKEAGASFVNLTPSAVATDDEVERGFFESGLVVAGDDLMSQVGGTAFHKGLASFLKLRGVKPMKSYQLDVGGGLETVNTMYEDLRIYKRTVKSSAIAAEFGEGWEIIAGTSDYVDFLGNDRVIHLYFVGSGFMGSEISIEVAMRANDGMNAGNVVLDLIRAVARAKLDGKRGYVDEICEYGFKRTRRWRSIVESTRNFELSYCR; encoded by the coding sequence ATGCCCAAGGTGAGGGTGGCCTTCGTAGGAGTGGGTAACGTGACATCGGCCGTGGTACAGGGGATGCACTACTACAGGAGCTACCCGATGGCTGAGGGGCTCTGGCACCCCTCAGTGGGGGGCTTCACCTTGGAGGACATAGAGGTGGTGGCCGCGTTCGATGTAGATGAGAGGAAGGTGGGGAAGGACCTCTCGGAGGCGATATTCTCGGAACCTAACTCCCTCGCGAGGAGGGTGGATGTCCCGAGGATGGGGGTCGAGGTCAGGAGGGGCTTCCTGAAGGACGAGCTGAATCCTCACATGGCTTCCTCCCTAAAAGTAGTTTGCGGTAGCTATCAAGACTTCTTAGAGGCCCTAGAGAGCAGTGGAGCTGATGTGGTAGTTAACTCCATATCCAGCGGCCTCGATGAGACTTCAAAAGCTTACGCTATGGCCTCTAAGGAAGCTGGGGCCTCCTTCGTGAACCTGACCCCATCCGCCGTGGCCACGGATGATGAGGTGGAGAGGGGGTTCTTCGAGAGCGGGTTAGTGGTGGCCGGGGACGATCTCATGAGCCAGGTAGGGGGAACGGCGTTTCACAAGGGACTGGCCTCCTTCCTGAAGTTGAGGGGGGTTAAGCCCATGAAGAGCTACCAGCTAGATGTAGGGGGAGGGTTGGAGACGGTGAACACGATGTACGAGGACTTGAGGATATACAAGAGGACAGTCAAGTCCTCAGCTATAGCTGCCGAGTTCGGGGAGGGTTGGGAGATAATAGCCGGCACGAGCGACTACGTCGACTTCCTGGGGAACGACAGGGTGATACACCTTTACTTCGTGGGCTCGGGATTCATGGGGAGCGAGATCTCAATAGAGGTGGCTATGAGGGCTAACGACGGTATGAACGCGGGCAACGTGGTGCTTGACCTGATAAGGGCCGTCGCCAGAGCTAAGCTCGACGGTAAGAGGGGTTACGTCGATGAGATATGTGAGTACGGGTTCAAGAGGACGAGGAGGTGGAGGAGCATCGTAGAATCCACCAGAAACTTCGAGCTGAGCTACTGCAGATAG